A stretch of DNA from Sebastes umbrosus isolate fSebUmb1 chromosome 14, fSebUmb1.pri, whole genome shotgun sequence:
TTTAGGTCATGCAACGTTTCAACCAGACTGAGAAAgggcagaaagagacaaagatccCTCTGAGCAACAGCTCAATAAGAAGTTACCAGTCATTTGTAAAAGAAACTGGAAGCTGAGCATCAAAATGTGTGAAGATTTAAATAGAAACAGGCTCCTGTTTCAGTGTCAGCTGCACAATAATGCAGCCTAAAACAAGCTGGAATTAACAGTCAATATGGTGTTTTAGCAAAGCTCTTCTTCAAACTTCACAATAGAAATAGAAGGTTAATCTAGTGGGATTCGCAGCACTATTGGAATATCAGCTGAACATACTATAGACTGAGAAATCACAGTTTAAACCTCTTCAATGTAACCACTGAGTAGGCTGCAGAGGACCGAAAGAAAAGATATTTAGAGCCTAATTGGACCGATGTGGTTCAATAATAATCCGAGGGTCATTTACGTTTTTCTGGcctgaaaaacaaattaaaaatcaaatttACAACAGTATTCTTCCCTGTCATGCAACACTGTGGGGACATCGACTAAATGGAAGTTTCAATTATTCAAATCTTCTTCTTTTGGGGCCAACACTATAACAGCTGATTCCAAACTTTTGAATGGTAGTCTATGTGTGACACCAGACGACAGGCTCAGGTGTGTTATCAACGTGTGTTAGCGTGACCCCTGGCACaagccaaagaaaaaaaaaaaacagaaattggAAGACATTAGTAACATACGGTATACTAGCACTCAAACCAGCGGAAAAATATTTAGTGAATACAAGTGTCTACTGCAGCTCTAGTAATTACAACATATTCCAAAACCAGAGATGCACTCAAtataaaactgtgtgtgttgtttttatggcaAAAGACACGATTTATCAGTATTTGTGAAACAATAATTGCAGATGAACTACTGCTTCTATAACAATATCATAAACAGAATAGCAAAAACAGAATCacaaagtgtagaaaatgttttAGACATGTGCATCGCGAACACATGTAGATACATGTTAATATTCTCGGCAGTGAGGACTCCTGAATTCCATCAATTTATCGCCTTTCAAATGATGGAAATGGACAGATTGCAGTAGCAAGCTGTGGAGGCAAATGATGGCAAGCTGTATGAATATTTGGACCGTTTCCATGGTGACCAGAATGAAGACGCACATTCAAAATTAGAATAGTACAGCTCCTTTAAGCTTAATTGTGTCCTACGTGGCCGGAAGTGGCTTTAAAATCAAGTTCGGAGACACGCACACCACCTCACAAGATAAAACCAAAAGTAGTTCTCTGGACGTGAAGCCAAACGAGGGCTTTTGCCACACATAAACTTTACACAGACGGCGAAGCCAAACATGCCGTGGCAGCCGCCAGCTAAGGGAACATCTGTAAACGTTGATCTAATCACGTGGGTTGCTGTACAAACTGCCATCGTGATCAGATCCAGAAGGGGTCGCCATGCATCGCTAAAGCTGAACACATGGAACTCCATCCATCTACAGCCCGCGAAGACACACAGCGGCTGACAACAAAAGTGTGACACCATCAGTTCACCATCAACTCAACTACAGGCCGTCAGCACGGACAGGCCGTGTCAAAACactcacaaaacacaaaattagACTCTTAGTGAGGTGACAAAAAGACACCAAAATCCAAAACAGTGCAGTTACCTGGAGCACAGAGCACAGACAGGACtatttagattatttattcTCTTTCTATTCCCCAACAGAAGCACTGGTGAGTGAGGTGACCTTCTGAGCTATGAGCATGTACAGCGTGTGTCATGAACTCCACACTCATGCATACATAAATGTGCAAAGCTTCAGTGGGGGGTTGTGAATTCTTCTACATATAAATCTGTGTGCGCACATACACTTGcatgcacgcacatacacacaaaggGCAAATGGGGGATGATGATGACAGGAGTACCACACTTACTTTCCTGTGAGAGAGTCCCTGAGCTTGCTCTGGGGTAGAAAAACCACATCAATGACATAAAGACAtgtacaaacacaaaacaagagaaGGTTCTGTGTTTAGAGCAGCTCTTGAACTGGGAAGTGCAGCATCTGGCAGCAGGGAGTTTGCAGCAGGCTGCAGAGTTTGATAGACGACCGTCGCTGGTTTCACTATCAGGATTAGTCTGGACCAGCAGCTTTGTCTTTCAGGTGACCAGCAAAGTGACGCATCATTATCAATACAGACGGTTTTCATGAGAACTTGTGGGAATATGATTTAACTGAAAAAATTATTCTCACCAAAGCAAATGatacaaatgaaaaacaatctagcTAAACCCTGCAGGCTCTTCCCAGATATTATGTAAGTCAATGGGAATACAGCACAGCCAAAACAGAAATGATCAAACATGCAACATTAAGCAATGATCTGCCagcaagaaaatgaaaatgagggAAAGCTTGTAAAGAAATAAAGCACCCCAGAACCTTTCCATAATACGCAAAAGCTTCACTAATGTACCACAAATGAGACAGATTATTAATGAGGAGAAATATGgcatttaagataagataagaagattaacaaactaataataaacaacCACAAACATGATATCTTTAAGCTTACGGCTTCATATTGAATTTGCAACTCACAAACTACAGTCCTGAAAATGACCCTTTCACTTCTATATTTCTTATCAAAACCATATGTGATCTAGGGCAGcagttttcaaagtggggtctggggaCCCCCCGAGGGTCCTGAGGGGGTTTTTGGGGGGTCCCCAGACCAAGACCATCAAAAACAAGTATGCAACCTTTTCACACGAAGGATAAACACATTCACAAGAAGCATTACATAAAATGGCACAGACTTTTTATGTGACAAGCCCACATGAGACATTAATTAAAGAGTGATTTTGTTTGTGCCATCCTCTGATAAATTATTGTAGCAAACAGAAAGAATGAGGCAGTAACGCTGAAGACAGATAAAGGATGACTGACACTTAGAGCAAAGCTTCAACTACAGCAGaaagttgttttctgtttgtgctCATACAGGGTCTAATGTGTAAGCAGTGGTTTGGGAATGTTGAACCATTTTGTTGTATCTTGGTATGCCTTGGACCTCACCTCCAAACAACTCCAAATCCCGCAGGCTCTCCACACTCAGTTTCTCAGATACCCAACGCTGACAGACACAGAGGGTTAGTAACAGAcatggagagaagagagaaaaggcaAGCAAGAATAAGGAAACATTCAACAGAAACATGAACACATTCAAAGCTGTTGAATACAGATGATTCATGCTGACTTCCTAATTTGCAGCTGTAAACATTTTCTGTATCTTGTGTGAAAGAGGAAGTTATAGAAagctcaattaaaaaaaaaaagcctagcAATTTCCTTTCTTGTCTGTAAGCAGTGTTGCGTGAATAGGAAAACTGGTCTCTGTAAGAACTTTATAAAGATAACTGTATGTTATTGTCTTGTCATGATAACAATAGTGTCTGCTGTAGGCAATGAAAGCTGAAAGAATAGATGTGATCATAGTCAGAGGCGATTTCCCTTATAGGGAATAAGCTTCAACGGAAATATCGATTAAAAATATGCAAGTACTGTAGATTTAATCCTAGTCAAAGATTAAAATAGGAGGTAGTTGGCAAATACTTACAAGAAAAGACATGGATCCTCTTGAGTGTGTTACATATGAAATGCTGAAAACCCGTCCAGGGAATACCTGTGAAGACAAGTGAAGACAAGTGAAGACAAGTGAGAAAACTGAAGTTTGGTTGATCTATCATGCTCATCTTTTGCATTTGATTTGATGTGATTTCCCTTTATTGTTagaatatttacagtatatgcatcCCAAGGCGTACACTGtttcacatacatacataataaaacacaacattaaaccaAACAATACAAATACTACAAGCATATATTACATAAGTAGCTGCAGTGTAATCAATATAATCACTCACTTCCACATTCAATGCTTAGTCTACAGAGGCACACTGAGGCCTACTTACTGTAGAACCTAATTTGtgatataacaacaacaaaagagtcCTGCAGTCTGTTTAATCGAGCCTGTGGTACTATAAATCTTCTGATTATTGGCAAAAGCAGATATATTTTGAATAAAATGTTCGAGGGAGAAGATTCTTTTAGTATACACAGCTTGAAAACTTGACAAGCGTTTGACCGACAGTTTTCGAGCAACACAGTTTAGCCAGTCTAGATTTAAGCTGAACAGAGAGACTGTGTGTGAATATATAACAGATAATAACAGAGCGAGAGGTAGTAATAAGGTAtatcttctttccttccttctttaaCTAAATGTACTCTATTTGTAAGAAATAAATGGTACCACTGAATCAGATGAGGATTGCCCTTTTAGTTGAATCATCTGACAGTCATTATCATTACTATGGTTTAGGATGATATCATAGAATAAATATACTATGGCGAAAAATAGCACACATCTGTAGAACATAAATAATATTTGAAAGTTTAAGTgatactcagtgaaatgactTGGTGTTTTGGCTCATAagcaaacattttaatttgtcttgattcaagattcaagagttttatttgccatttgcacctataactaagtacattggaattgtgagcagtttacaccgagtcagctttaagaaaagaaaaaatgtagaaaaggcacaaggtaattacattacaaaataagtagcacattcaactcaacacaataaataaatacattattaaaatataaaacgccctcagtgtagtcaataaataaactaaactaccctctgcataggaacgatacccccagaatacaaatatacagtatatatatatgctccgtgaccatgttaaaaaaacttgtagctctcataaaaatattaaaaaaaagaaataattaatatatttcagacaattacacagtggaaggcagcatattgcacaccatttcagtccattcagttcaggtgtattgtgtgtcaataatggtatggaggtgaggtaTGGGGTATTTGTGTACCTCTTTAATGTCCTTTGCCACCAGTTTTATTGTAGctgggaataataataataataataataataataataataataataataataatctagattaataaacagttttattgtagctgggaataataataataatctagatTAATAAACAGTCTTATTGTAgctgtgaataataataataataataatctagattaataaacagttttattgtagctgggaataataataataataataatgtagatTAATAAACAGTCTTATTTCAActgggaataataataataataataatctagattaataaacagttttattgtagctgggaataataagaataagaataagaataatctAGATTGACAAACAGTTTTATTATAGCtgggaagaataataataatctagatTAATAAACAGTCTTATTGTAGCtgggaagaataataataatcttaatttaataaacagtcttattgtagctgggaagaataataataatctagatTAATAGACAGTTTTATTGTAGCTGGGAAGAATAACAATAATCTAGATTAATAGACAGTTTTATTGTAGCTGGGAAGAGCCTGCTCTGAGAGTGGAGATGCTCTCTGGCCTGTGGTGCCTCAGGTTGTGTCCTGATTCCCTCAAATGCATGTTATGCATATCATTTATTACTTATTAAAGTGATTATTAAACCTTGTAATATCAAAGTAAAGTCCAGCAGACAGATGATCTCTCAGTAGTTTAGTGCTGGCTTTGAGTGATGATATCTTTATTCGTGCAGAGGCTGAAACCAATCAACATTCACGGTTTAAAATATGTAGTTATAATGCAAATACATAGATGCTGACTTCCAACGACAGTAAACGAAGTAATCTGGACAGACCGAGCAGAAACAACTCACTGATGTGGAGCAGATTAGTCAAAGCAGAGCTCAGTTCTTGCTAATGGAGACCAGCAAGCTAGCAATAATAAATCACCGTTATCTAAACGTTACCTTATTTTAGCAACAAGAAATGgcattattttaatgtattaataactTACCTTTATGGTTGTTTAGAACAAGCAATGCCTGGCTGAAGGAAATATGATTTTAGGATAACTTATTCAGCTAGCCATCCTCTACTCTGCAGCTCCAGCGGGCTGTTTTTGGCAGCTTCTCCTGctagtgatgtgttggtcgcgaacgagccggttcaaagagccggctcttttaagtgaacgattgCGGTGCGCTGCGTTGCGATGCGGCGGGTTGCGGTGCGCTGGGTTGCGGTGCGCTGGCTTGCGATGTGGTGGGTTGCGATACGTTGCGGTGAGGTGAGATGGGTTGCGATGCGGTGCGGTGGGTTGAGGTGCGGTGGTTTGCGTTGTTGTGCGTTGCGGTGGGTTGCGGTGCGGTGGGTTGCGGTATGGTGCGTTGCGGCTGCGGTGTGGTTGCGGTGCGTTGCGCTACAGTGGGTTGCGATGCGTTATGGTGGGTTGGTGTGCTGTGGTTTGCGATGTTGTGTGGTGCGGTGGGTTGCGATGCGATGCGGTGCATTGcggttgcgttgcgttgcgttgcgttgcgttgcgttgcgctGCGGTGAGCTGCAGTGTGGTGCATtgcacgaatagcagacaagatgagtgacagtcaaaattatggtattctgtaaattataaggtttagtataattatatttaataatttaagtgataaaTGTGCACACATATTAATTAcaggtcaaaacagctaaagctaaatttggctgaattataaaaaggcagaagtggtaaaacgaagagccgtttgggaagccgaaagagccggctcttcttggtgagctaagccaaatgatctggctcactaaaaagagcctaaattcccatcactagttcACTGCGTCGTCGTCGCGCACTATCGAAGTCAGAAACTCCGCGCGCACAGATGACGTACGGCACCACTTGGTTCTACTGGAAACACTGGCGCTTTCTACTGGCATCAGATAAACAGGTAAATACGCACATGTTAGCCACTGTTACAAAGTTATTCATGCATTCAGTCACTGAATAATGTTCTTGTATACTGAGCAGGGGTTGTGAAATGTGGTCTAACTACAACATATTCACGGTGTGTCGACCTTTAGCAGCGCACACCCCCATTATCGGCCTCACTCTGCGGCCTTGAGCTAACGCGAAACgttatgtttgttattgttagcTAGATAATGGCCAATATTATGTTGTTACTTGATACTGTGATATATATGTAACCGCCCTGAGCCAGCAGCTGAATCCTAAATGCTTTTGTACCGTCGTGTTATTAGCAAATAGCTAGTTAGCTTTCTGTCAACGCGGTCTACGTCAAATGTCCCTGATTtatgtgttattgtgtttttttgggtaCCTACATGGATATGAATGTAAAATGTCTTATGATTTGATAGTAGCTTATATATTGCAACATTCGGCTTATGTTTAACCTGCACAGCTACGTAGTGTCATTTGCTTTTTCTTACCAAAGCAAAtaatacaaatgaaaaacaatctaacTATCTGCCCAGATATTATGTAAGTCAATGGGAATACAGCACAGCCAAAACAGAAATGatacacttgaacaaacatgcATCATTAAGCAATGATCTGCCagcaagaaaatgaaaatgaggcAAAGCTTGCAAAGAAATAAAGCACCCCAGAACCTTTCTATAATATGCAAAAGCTTCAATAATGTACCACAAGTTAGACAGATTATTAATGAGGAGACATATGgcatttaagataagataagattaacAAACCAATAATAAACAACCACAAACATGATATATTTAAGCTTAAAGACGCCTGGAAAGTGCTTCATATTGAATTTGCAACTCACAAACTATGTTCACTTCTATATTTCTTATCAAGACCATATGTGATCTAGggcagtggttttcaaagtggggtctggggaCCCCCCGGGGGTCCTGAGGGGGTTTCATGGGGTCCCCAGACCAAGACCATCAAAAACAAGTATGCAACCTTTTCACACGAAGGATAAACACATTCACAAGAAGCATTAAATATAATGGCACAGACTTTTTATGTGACAAGCCCACATGAGACATTAATTAAAGAGTGATTTTGTTTGTGCTGTCCTCTTATAAATTATTGTAGCAAACAGAAAGAATGAGGCAGTTACGCTGAAGACAGATAAAGGATGACTGACACTTAGAGCAAAGCTTCAACTACAGCAGaaagttgttttctgtttatgcTCATACAGGGTCTAATGTGTAAGCAGTGGTTTgggaatgttttgtttgttttgttcattttgttgtATCTTGGTATGCCTTGGACCTCACCTCCAAATAACTCCAAATCCCACAGGCTCTCCACACTCAGTTTCTCAGGTACCCAACGCTGACAGACACAGAGTGTTAGTAACAGACATggacagaagagagaaaaggcaAGCAagaatttttttgtattattctgCTTTTTTGGCGTACCACCCTggatatgaatgaaaatgtattgATGATTTGATGGTAGCTTATATATTGCAACATTCGGCTTATGTTTAACCTGCACAGCTACATAGGTTAGTGATGTTTAGCTATGCAAACATCATgttgtttagtttatttgtttatttgttttgcacaatttaagactatacaacataacaaaaaaataaatgaataatataaagtgcaggaagaagcaaaaaaccccactgggcttatctgaagcctccacctagagacaagattaatatacagaaataatatgactacataattgtgataacaaacaattgcAGCAATAGTTATTGCTGGTCTTACATGTTGCTTCGATGGAGGAAGTACAAGAGGAAGTCCCCATCAATAAAAGTATGCAACAGGTTATTCTGCTGATTTTGAAAAGCAACTAAATGAAAGCAAAACAGCAAAGTGAATGTCAGTCAGTGCTACTCATTTACTACTTGGCCTTATGACTAATAATCGCTCTTGTTTATAGTGAAACTGTCATCGTCCACCAAAATACACCTGCTATTTTGAGATACGTCTAGCTGTGGGAGACTAGCTGTAGAGAGGTTTCCATGATTCACCGCTGAGTCACATTCTATTGGGTTTATCTTCAATAAAGAACCAAGGCAGACCAATCAATGCCACATTTTCCAAACAAGATTTGGTGCAATAACAGAGGGATCTTAAAAaggcttgtttgtttgttttcacagcaCAAACATGAACTGGAACAAAGGTGGTCCGGGTGTGAAGCGAGGGTTTGGATTTGGAGGATTTTCCCTCGCAGGGAAAAAAGAGGAACCTAGCCTTCCTCAGAAATCGCACACATCATTTGGACCCCCAGGATCAAGTGGATATGGGAAgggccagcagctcccgtcgTTCTACAAAATAGGGACAAAAAGAGctaattttgatgaggaaaatgCGTGAGTATGACATCTCTCCCATACACATGTACCCTTATACAAATGTTCAATTCAACCCCTTATCAGTATATAATGTGATTTGTGGTAttgaataattaaaatatacatCTTTGTCATTTGTCAACAAGGTATtttgaagatgatgaagaggagtccGGCAGCAATGTGGATCTGCCGTACATCCCAGCTGAGAACTCGCCCACAAGGCAGCAGATGCAGTCTGGTGGTGGGTCAGACAGTGAAGATGACCCACTGGATGCCTTCATGGCAGAGGTTGAGGTGAGAAGAGAATTACAGTTCTTGACATATGCTTCCAAATGCTTAATCTGCTGTATTCTCTagcaaatcttgtttttttcttcttctccagaACCAAGCAGCTAAAGACATGAGGAAActagaggaaaaggaaaaagagaaaaagtcagCCAAGTAAGACTCAAATGTGCTTTGATTTTTAGTCACTTCTGATGTCCTTATGTAGGTGCTTGAATTGAAATTTGACcacaaggagaaaaaaaaaaggatcgcCCACATGAATTAATATTTTGTGAGCGAAAGTATAAGCCCCCTAATTTGAGATAATAATACTGTTAATTTGTATGTAACTCCTGCACTTTTCACTGTCTAAACTACCAATAGCAATTTAGCTTTATGCAGAAATTACTGTATAGATTACTGGCACAAAGCATGTCACATCCAGCAATGTTTTTGCTGGCTTGATAATAGATATCATCAGGTAAGCACACACCTTAGTCACAATGGGATGTGGGCTGTCTTGGGTGTATGAACGAGCCGCagggaagtttttttttttctccgctTGTCATTTCAGGGGTATTCGTGATGACATTGAAGAGGAAGATGAACAAGTGAGTGAGCCCTCCAAAGTTCTTCATCCACTACATCGTTGATCAGAGACCGAACATCCCCTAAATCTACCCACTCTAATGTTATAAAGCCCCCTGCCTTCCCCTCTGTCTGACCATGCAGGTTGCATTTAGGATTATTATGATggagttgtttttcttctgtataATATTCTTGTTGGTTAGAAAGTGTGAAAAAGCATGTTTAATTTTTGATTTATGCCAGCAAGTCACCAAATAATTGAATAGTTAATTTGTGCTTCTGTTGAGCTGAATGTCTCCTCGGGTATTTTTCAGTTACTGGTACCTGGATGCTGTGGTAAGCAGCACACCGGCTCAGTTTTTCACATGAAACGCTGTGCTCTCTGCAGGAAGCCTACTTCCGCTACATGGCAGAGAATCCCACAGCCGGGCTGACCctagaggaagaggatgaaaaCATTGACTATGACAGTGACGGGAACCCAATCGCCCCTACCACCAAGAAAATCATCTTGCCGCTTCCTCCCATTGACCACTCTGAGGTACAGTTGACACTACTGATTGAGCACTATGTATCAACATTTTATGTCTTTAACGTGTGTCATATGAATGATTTTGTTGTgattcttttgtctttttgccAATAGATTGATTACCCGCCATTTGAGAAAAACTTCTACAATGAGCATGAAGAGCTCAGCTGCCTGAATGGAACTCAAGTGTTGGAGTTAAGGCACAAATTGAACTTAAGGGTAAGTCCAGGATACATGTACACAAGTATATAAATGTTATATAGCTGAAATGATACACAtgtcatatttgttttttgccccaaaccaATTTTTAGCAGTATTTCTTGCAGTGGTGGCTATGTAAAAAACAATCTTTGGATACATGGTCCTTCATCATGTTGTTGTCATCATCATAATTGTTCTGAATGTGTTTGGAtttctgcttctttttcttgtctttctcAGGTATCTGGTGCTGCCCCTCCAAAACCTTGTACTAGCTTTGCCCACTTCACCTTTGATGAGCAGCTAATGCACCAAATCCGCAAGTCTGAGTACACTCAGCCCACACCGATTCAGTGCCAGGTATAGTGCAAGTTTATCTCAACattgtttaatatatatatatatatatatatattttactatttcatgaacaacaagaatcattgttgtttttgttctcaATCTGGGTTTTAGGGTGTGCCCATAGCTCTGTCTGGACGTGACATGATTGGTATTGCGAAAACTGGCAGTGGCAAAACTGCAGCTTTTATCTGGCCCATGCTGGTTCACATCATGGACCAAAAGGAGCTGGAGGCAGGAGAAGGGCCCATCGCCATCATTGTGTGTCCCACCAGAGAGCTTTGTCAGCAGGTGAGAAATGGGAAGGGACTGTTTGTGAATGGATAGAGGATATTTACTGTAgtattaacaaaaaaacaaaaaaaaaggagttaCTTCACTAATATGTGTCACTTTGTCAGATCCATGCAGAATGTAAGCGTTTTGGGAAAGCCTACTCTTTGCGTTCTGTGGCGGTTTATGGAGGAGGCAGCATGTGGGAGCAGGCCAAAGCTCTGCAGGACGGAGCAGAGATCGTGGTGTGCACTCCGGTAAGAAGAGATGACCAACTAGAAGAAGAAAGTTCACACTCACACTGCTGCAACAAAAGAGAGatttactgtttgtgtgtgtttccacagGGTCGTCTGATTGACCACGTTAAGAAGAAGGCCACCTCCCTGCAGAGAGTGTCATACCTGGTGTTTGATGAGGCAGATCGCATGTTTGATATGGGCTTTGGTAGGTTGGCGTTATCAGTGCTTTAACAAAGATGTTTTAAACCTGTTTTGTGCACTGCAGCTTATTTCTCTTTTCCATTTCAGAATATCAGGTTAGATCTGTTGCTAGCCATGTCcgcccagacagacagagtaaGTGGGGTTCCTTAAGTATCAAGACATTGTTTGACAAAGGCTTCATAGCgtatttcttttaattattcTTAATATTATTTCCTTCACAGCCCTTCTGTTTAGTGCTACTTTCCGAAAGAAGATAGAAAGGCTGGCCAGAGACATCTTGGTAGATCCTATTCGTGTGGTGCAGGGAGACATCGGAGAGGTATGCAGCGTCACACGTTATCtgcaaattacttttttagaGCTGTAGCTACACAAGGAGacacattttatcatttattcctTTTTCAGTGTGCCTCAAAGTCCCAAAACACAAATTCAAGGctacaaaattaaaattaaattcagTTACAGTACTCCTGAGTAAAAGTATCATTGGAAATTTTAAAACTTGTGTTTTACACTTAAGTGTGACTTGAAAAAGTTTTAGTCAGTGTTTAAAAGGCACAGATAATTCTGTCCTGGTTATTTATTTTAGAACTATTGTGGCAGCaaaagttgtttgtttttaggtGAACTGTATTTACACcttcattaaaatgtaataaaataaaatgcacgCTTTAACATGCAGATCCCATGTTTTAATGACCTTACTCCTCTGACCAGGCCAATGAGGATGTCACCCAGTTGGTGGAGATGCTGCACAACGGGACAGAAAAATGGGGCTGGCTGACCCGGCGGCTGGTCGAGTTCACAGCCTCCGGCTCGGTCCTCATCTTTGTCACCAAGAAGGCAAACTGTGAGGAACTGGCTACTAACCTGATCCAGGAGGGTTACAGCCTGGGCCTCCTGCACGGAGACATGGACCAGAGTGAGAGGAACAAGGTCATCAGTGACTTCAAGAAAAAGAATTTGCCTGTTCTGGTGGCCACTGATGTAGCTGGTGAGTACAAGAGGAGGTGGTGATGGAGATGGGAGAAGTTTTTCTACCACCCATAACCTtaacatattttaatattttcctGCTTTTCCGTCTGCATTCCTCCCCAGCTCGTGGTCTGGACATCCCATCCATCCGCACGGTGGTGAACTACGACGTGGCACGAGACAtcgacacgcacacacac
This window harbors:
- the ddx42 gene encoding ATP-dependent RNA helicase DDX42 isoform X2; translated protein: MNWNKGGPGVKRGFGFGGFSLAGKKEEPSLPQKSHTSFGPPGSSGYGKGQQLPSFYKIGTKRANFDEENAYFEDDEEESGSNVDLPYIPAENSPTRQQMQSGGGSDSEDDPLDAFMAEVENQAAKDMRKLEEKEKEKKSAKGIRDDIEEEDEQEAYFRYMAENPTAGLTLEEEDENIDYDSDGNPIAPTTKKIILPLPPIDHSEIDYPPFEKNFYNEHEELSCLNGTQVLELRHKLNLRVSGAAPPKPCTSFAHFTFDEQLMHQIRKSEYTQPTPIQCQGVPIALSGRDMIGIAKTGSGKTAAFIWPMLVHIMDQKELEAGEGPIAIIVCPTRELCQQIHAECKRFGKAYSLRSVAVYGGGSMWEQAKALQDGAEIVVCTPGRLIDHVKKKATSLQRVSYLVFDEADRMFDMGFEYQVRSVASHVRPDRQTLLFSATFRKKIERLARDILVDPIRVVQGDIGEANEDVTQLVEMLHNGTEKWGWLTRRLVEFTASGSVLIFVTKKANCEELATNLIQEGYSLGLLHGDMDQSERNKVISDFKKKNLPVLVATDVAARGLDIPSIRTVVNYDVARDIDTHTHRIGRTGRAGEKGVAYTLLTNKDTTFAGDLVRNLEGANQSVTKELMDIAMQNPWFRKSRFKGGKGKKMNIGGGGLGYRERPGLGAESSERSGGSLLSSTSSFEGYSKPAGGAMGDRMSAMKQAFQAQYKSHFVAASSGPPKLSTKSNSSSCWTSAGSLSSVPTESANGSERSQSATLSMSMSGFTSAGTLSSVPPTIQTSSQHNFPPPAPPPQRDIPQERHGEDRGRHDSYRHSDRSDRHGGEDRYGERDRHGDRDRDRHGDRDRYSSSSRHSDSRNGDGSRRDREDRRSERDGGDRESGEGRSRDDRRSERDGGDRESGEGRSRDDRRSERDGGDRESGEGRSRDDRRSERDGGDRESGEGRSRDDRRSERDEGDRGEGRDRGDDSFAVPEPPKRRKSRWDN
- the ddx42 gene encoding ATP-dependent RNA helicase DDX42 isoform X1; protein product: MDRREKSTNMNWNKGGPGVKRGFGFGGFSLAGKKEEPSLPQKSHTSFGPPGSSGYGKGQQLPSFYKIGTKRANFDEENAYFEDDEEESGSNVDLPYIPAENSPTRQQMQSGGGSDSEDDPLDAFMAEVENQAAKDMRKLEEKEKEKKSAKGIRDDIEEEDEQEAYFRYMAENPTAGLTLEEEDENIDYDSDGNPIAPTTKKIILPLPPIDHSEIDYPPFEKNFYNEHEELSCLNGTQVLELRHKLNLRVSGAAPPKPCTSFAHFTFDEQLMHQIRKSEYTQPTPIQCQGVPIALSGRDMIGIAKTGSGKTAAFIWPMLVHIMDQKELEAGEGPIAIIVCPTRELCQQIHAECKRFGKAYSLRSVAVYGGGSMWEQAKALQDGAEIVVCTPGRLIDHVKKKATSLQRVSYLVFDEADRMFDMGFEYQVRSVASHVRPDRQTLLFSATFRKKIERLARDILVDPIRVVQGDIGEANEDVTQLVEMLHNGTEKWGWLTRRLVEFTASGSVLIFVTKKANCEELATNLIQEGYSLGLLHGDMDQSERNKVISDFKKKNLPVLVATDVAARGLDIPSIRTVVNYDVARDIDTHTHRIGRTGRAGEKGVAYTLLTNKDTTFAGDLVRNLEGANQSVTKELMDIAMQNPWFRKSRFKGGKGKKMNIGGGGLGYRERPGLGAESSERSGGSLLSSTSSFEGYSKPAGGAMGDRMSAMKQAFQAQYKSHFVAASSGPPKLSTKSNSSSCWTSAGSLSSVPTESANGSERSQSATLSMSMSGFTSAGTLSSVPPTIQTSSQHNFPPPAPPPQRDIPQERHGEDRGRHDSYRHSDRSDRHGGEDRYGERDRHGDRDRDRHGDRDRYSSSSRHSDSRNGDGSRRDREDRRSERDGGDRESGEGRSRDDRRSERDGGDRESGEGRSRDDRRSERDGGDRESGEGRSRDDRRSERDGGDRESGEGRSRDDRRSERDEGDRGEGRDRGDDSFAVPEPPKRRKSRWDN